The proteins below are encoded in one region of Helianthus annuus cultivar XRQ/B chromosome 2, HanXRQr2.0-SUNRISE, whole genome shotgun sequence:
- the LOC110927273 gene encoding uncharacterized protein LOC110927273 isoform X2: MDVQDHTTHTTHSGHHEGHGVHLCHRCGWPFPNPHPSAKHRRAHKKICGTIEGYTNIIGSEVVSDDDHLSDDDKEKSPSPKVEIKGSLARSEDEFTDAVTEFADTGSAKKALDRDLFFSFKDAENDETSKVDTSIEVSEKTDSHIEKTEEKTEIKTVVDSSESNVELTGTGEPVKDGVAGPAASEPTHASLPQEAKSIDVMEAGEEKGQESQTSETITEEAKDSEITKTTPEVSAIVGGCDDNVSEEIKHEIKPDCEHVSEVAKETEVDQTVSVPNEKVEDLGAPKELIQEVVNEPVAVLTETKDLEEPALEKSSCEQIQEAVNEPVAVLIEKEDLGGPHLEKQSIEHKHTDEFVEKPDSVLTEKDICTPEFVKETDTVLTEKEDLGGPHLEKQSNEHVVEKPDSVSTEKEDLGGPHLEKQSNEHVVEKPDSVSTEKEDLGGPHLEKQSNEHVGEKPDSVSTEKEDLGGPHLEKQSNEHVVEKPESVSTEKADLGAPELEKRTQENIVEEPDSVDVSANKSETCSNGEVIEQTVVNDRNLVADVSAETVTLKDSSDTSVNNSKDASVVEEVLSTASIDAETIQSTEKPKVNSEKSNAANSDVYEPPSFMTLVEPEPESKDNKCNSSKVQDSQQQPNSEASQAGWFPTLTEVNHESDGRKKNEEAIAKVTNSSSGKHSTPLKNLLGEARSPSGKQPDPVVQKDEATVNHSVNDDVSSPPKLIEDGKKGRKKVKGISSWVPFACCSSVNAVK; the protein is encoded by the exons ATGGATGTTCAAGATCACACCACTCACACCACCCACTCAG GTCATCATGAGGGTCATGGTGTTCATTTATGTCATAGATGTGGGTGGCCTTTTCCAAACCCTCATCCAAGTGCTAAACACAGAAGAGCCCACAAGAAGATCTGTGGAACTATTGAAGGTTACACTAATATAATTGGTTCAGAAGTGGTTTCTGATGATGATCATCTCTCAGATGATGATAAAGAAAAAAGCCCAA GTCCTAAGGTTGAGATCAAGGGAAGTTTGGCTAGATCTGAAGATGAGTTTACAGATGCTGTTACTGAATTTGCAGACACTGGATCTGCAAAGAAAGCTCTTGATAGGGATTTGTTTTTTTCATTTAAAGATGCTGAAAATGATG AGACCAGCAAAGTCGATACTAGCATCGAAGTTTCTGAAAAGACTGATTCCCATATCGAGAAAACTGAAGAAAAAACCGAGATAAAAACTGTAGTTGATTCATCTGAGTCAAACGTTGAATTGACCGGAACAGGTGAACCGGTCAAAGATGGAGTTGCGGGACCCGCTGCTTCCGAGCCAACTCATGCCTCTCTGCCACAAGAGGCTAAATCTATTGATGTCATGGAGGCAGGGGAGGAAAAGGGTCAAGAAAGTCAAACTTCCGAAACTATTACCGAAGAAGCTAAAGATTCGGAGATTACCAAAACAACCCCTGAAGTTTCCGCAATTGTTGGTGGATGCGATGATAACGTTAGCGAAGAAATCAAGCACGAGATCAAACCCGACTGTGAACATGTTTCAGAAGTTGCTAAAGAAACCGAAGTTGATCAGACCGTTTCGGTTCCAAATGAAAAGGTGGAAGATCTTGGTGCACCAAAGGAACTGATCCAGGAAGTTGTCAACGAACCTGTTGCGGTTTTGACCGAGACGAAGGATCTTGAAGAACCCGCATTGGAAAAAAGCTCATGTGAACAGATTCAAGAAGCTGTGAACGAACCCGTTGCGGTTTTGATTGAAAAAGAGGATCTTGGTGGACCCCATTTGGAAAaacaatcaatcgaacacaaACACACCGACGAGTTTGTAGAAAAGCCCGATTCTGTTTTGACTGAAAAAGATATTTGTACACCAGAATTTGTGAAGGAAACCGACACGGTTTTGACTGAAAAGGAGGATCTTGGTGGACCCCACTTGGAAAAACAATCAAACGAACATGTTGTCGAAAAACCTGATTCAGTTTCGACTGAAAAGGAGGATCTTGGTGGACCCCACTTGGAAAAACAGTCAAACGAACATGTCGTCGAAAAACCTGATTCAGTTTCGACTGAAAAGGAGGATCTTGGTGGACCCCACTTGGAAAAACAGTCAAACGAACATGTCGGCGAAAAACCTGATTCAGTTTCGACTGAAAAGGAGGATCTTGGTGGACCCCACTTGGAAAAACAGTCAAACGAACATGTCGTCGAAAAACCTGAGTCAGTTTCGACTGAAAAGGCGGATCTTGGTGCACCCGAATTGGAAAAACGCACACAAGAAAACATTGTTGAAGAACCTGATTCGGTTGATGTTAGTGCAAACAAGTCTGAAACATGCTCAAACGGTGAAGTTATAGAACAAACGGTCGTTAATGACCGTAATCTTGTTGCTGATGTCAGCGCTGAAACGGTTACGCTCAAAGATTCGTCTGATACTTCTGTTAACAATAGCAAGGATGCTTCTGTTGTTGAAGAAG TGCTCTCTACCGCTTCAATCGATGCCGAAACtatacaatcaactgaaaaaccAAAAGTCAACTCTGAGAAGTCAAATGCAGCAAATTCTGATGTTTACGAGCCTCCGTCGTTTATGACACTAGTCGAACCGGAACCAGAAAGCAAAGACAACAAATGCAATTCTTCCAAAGTGCAAGATTCACAACAGCAACCAAACTCCGAAGCTTCACAAGCCGGGTGGTTCCCAACTTTGACCGAAGTCAACCATGAATCCGACGGAAGAAAGAAAAACGAAGAAGCAATCGCAAAAGTTACAAACTCGAGCTCCGGAAAACATTCTACGCCTCTAAAGAACCTGCTCGGTGAAGCCAGATCGCCAAGTGGCAAACAACCCGACCCGGTCGTTCAGAAAGATGAAGCTACGGTCAACCATTCGGTCAATGATGACGTGTCGTCGCCACCAAAGCTGATTGAGGATGGTAAGAAAGGGAGGAAGAAGGTCAAGGGTATAAGTTCGTGGGTTCCGTTTGCATGCTGTTCGTCGGTAAATGCTGTTAAGTAG
- the LOC110927273 gene encoding uncharacterized protein LOC110927273 isoform X1 has translation MDVQDHTTHTTHSGHHEGHGVHLCHRCGWPFPNPHPSAKHRRAHKKICGTIEGYTNIIGSEVVSDDDHLSDDDKEKSPSPKVEIKGSLARSEDEFTDAVTEFADTGSAKKALDRDLFFSFKDAENDGANELLNAVETSKVDTSIEVSEKTDSHIEKTEEKTEIKTVVDSSESNVELTGTGEPVKDGVAGPAASEPTHASLPQEAKSIDVMEAGEEKGQESQTSETITEEAKDSEITKTTPEVSAIVGGCDDNVSEEIKHEIKPDCEHVSEVAKETEVDQTVSVPNEKVEDLGAPKELIQEVVNEPVAVLTETKDLEEPALEKSSCEQIQEAVNEPVAVLIEKEDLGGPHLEKQSIEHKHTDEFVEKPDSVLTEKDICTPEFVKETDTVLTEKEDLGGPHLEKQSNEHVVEKPDSVSTEKEDLGGPHLEKQSNEHVVEKPDSVSTEKEDLGGPHLEKQSNEHVGEKPDSVSTEKEDLGGPHLEKQSNEHVVEKPESVSTEKADLGAPELEKRTQENIVEEPDSVDVSANKSETCSNGEVIEQTVVNDRNLVADVSAETVTLKDSSDTSVNNSKDASVVEEVLSTASIDAETIQSTEKPKVNSEKSNAANSDVYEPPSFMTLVEPEPESKDNKCNSSKVQDSQQQPNSEASQAGWFPTLTEVNHESDGRKKNEEAIAKVTNSSSGKHSTPLKNLLGEARSPSGKQPDPVVQKDEATVNHSVNDDVSSPPKLIEDGKKGRKKVKGISSWVPFACCSSVNAVK, from the exons ATGGATGTTCAAGATCACACCACTCACACCACCCACTCAG GTCATCATGAGGGTCATGGTGTTCATTTATGTCATAGATGTGGGTGGCCTTTTCCAAACCCTCATCCAAGTGCTAAACACAGAAGAGCCCACAAGAAGATCTGTGGAACTATTGAAGGTTACACTAATATAATTGGTTCAGAAGTGGTTTCTGATGATGATCATCTCTCAGATGATGATAAAGAAAAAAGCCCAA GTCCTAAGGTTGAGATCAAGGGAAGTTTGGCTAGATCTGAAGATGAGTTTACAGATGCTGTTACTGAATTTGCAGACACTGGATCTGCAAAGAAAGCTCTTGATAGGGATTTGTTTTTTTCATTTAAAGATGCTGAAAATGATG GTGCTAATGAGTTGTTAAACGCTGTAGAGACCAGCAAAGTCGATACTAGCATCGAAGTTTCTGAAAAGACTGATTCCCATATCGAGAAAACTGAAGAAAAAACCGAGATAAAAACTGTAGTTGATTCATCTGAGTCAAACGTTGAATTGACCGGAACAGGTGAACCGGTCAAAGATGGAGTTGCGGGACCCGCTGCTTCCGAGCCAACTCATGCCTCTCTGCCACAAGAGGCTAAATCTATTGATGTCATGGAGGCAGGGGAGGAAAAGGGTCAAGAAAGTCAAACTTCCGAAACTATTACCGAAGAAGCTAAAGATTCGGAGATTACCAAAACAACCCCTGAAGTTTCCGCAATTGTTGGTGGATGCGATGATAACGTTAGCGAAGAAATCAAGCACGAGATCAAACCCGACTGTGAACATGTTTCAGAAGTTGCTAAAGAAACCGAAGTTGATCAGACCGTTTCGGTTCCAAATGAAAAGGTGGAAGATCTTGGTGCACCAAAGGAACTGATCCAGGAAGTTGTCAACGAACCTGTTGCGGTTTTGACCGAGACGAAGGATCTTGAAGAACCCGCATTGGAAAAAAGCTCATGTGAACAGATTCAAGAAGCTGTGAACGAACCCGTTGCGGTTTTGATTGAAAAAGAGGATCTTGGTGGACCCCATTTGGAAAaacaatcaatcgaacacaaACACACCGACGAGTTTGTAGAAAAGCCCGATTCTGTTTTGACTGAAAAAGATATTTGTACACCAGAATTTGTGAAGGAAACCGACACGGTTTTGACTGAAAAGGAGGATCTTGGTGGACCCCACTTGGAAAAACAATCAAACGAACATGTTGTCGAAAAACCTGATTCAGTTTCGACTGAAAAGGAGGATCTTGGTGGACCCCACTTGGAAAAACAGTCAAACGAACATGTCGTCGAAAAACCTGATTCAGTTTCGACTGAAAAGGAGGATCTTGGTGGACCCCACTTGGAAAAACAGTCAAACGAACATGTCGGCGAAAAACCTGATTCAGTTTCGACTGAAAAGGAGGATCTTGGTGGACCCCACTTGGAAAAACAGTCAAACGAACATGTCGTCGAAAAACCTGAGTCAGTTTCGACTGAAAAGGCGGATCTTGGTGCACCCGAATTGGAAAAACGCACACAAGAAAACATTGTTGAAGAACCTGATTCGGTTGATGTTAGTGCAAACAAGTCTGAAACATGCTCAAACGGTGAAGTTATAGAACAAACGGTCGTTAATGACCGTAATCTTGTTGCTGATGTCAGCGCTGAAACGGTTACGCTCAAAGATTCGTCTGATACTTCTGTTAACAATAGCAAGGATGCTTCTGTTGTTGAAGAAG TGCTCTCTACCGCTTCAATCGATGCCGAAACtatacaatcaactgaaaaaccAAAAGTCAACTCTGAGAAGTCAAATGCAGCAAATTCTGATGTTTACGAGCCTCCGTCGTTTATGACACTAGTCGAACCGGAACCAGAAAGCAAAGACAACAAATGCAATTCTTCCAAAGTGCAAGATTCACAACAGCAACCAAACTCCGAAGCTTCACAAGCCGGGTGGTTCCCAACTTTGACCGAAGTCAACCATGAATCCGACGGAAGAAAGAAAAACGAAGAAGCAATCGCAAAAGTTACAAACTCGAGCTCCGGAAAACATTCTACGCCTCTAAAGAACCTGCTCGGTGAAGCCAGATCGCCAAGTGGCAAACAACCCGACCCGGTCGTTCAGAAAGATGAAGCTACGGTCAACCATTCGGTCAATGATGACGTGTCGTCGCCACCAAAGCTGATTGAGGATGGTAAGAAAGGGAGGAAGAAGGTCAAGGGTATAAGTTCGTGGGTTCCGTTTGCATGCTGTTCGTCGGTAAATGCTGTTAAGTAG
- the LOC110927273 gene encoding uncharacterized protein LOC110927273 isoform X3, producing the protein MDVQDHTTHTTHSGHHEGHGVHLCHRCGWPFPNPHPSAKHRRAHKKICGTIEGYTNIIGSEVVSDDDHLSDDDKEKSPSPKVEIKGSLARSEDEFTDAVTEFADTGSAKKALDRDLFFSFKDAENDGANELLNAVETSKVDTSIEVSEKTDSHIEKTEEKTEIKTVVDSSESNVELTGTGEPVKDGVAGPAASEPTHASLPQEAKSIDVMEAGEEKGQESQTSETITEEAKDSEITKTTPEVSAIVGGCDDNVSEEIKHEIKPDCEHVSEVAKETEVDQTVSVPNEKVEDLGAPKELIQEVVNEPVAVLTETKDLEEPALEKSSCEQIQEAVNEPVAVLIEKEDLGGPHLEKQSIEHKHTDEFVEKPDSVLTEKDICTPEFVKETDTVLTEKEDLGGPHLEKQSNEHVVEKPDSVSTEKEDLGGPHLEKQSNEHVGEKPDSVSTEKEDLGGPHLEKQSNEHVVEKPESVSTEKADLGAPELEKRTQENIVEEPDSVDVSANKSETCSNGEVIEQTVVNDRNLVADVSAETVTLKDSSDTSVNNSKDASVVEEVLSTASIDAETIQSTEKPKVNSEKSNAANSDVYEPPSFMTLVEPEPESKDNKCNSSKVQDSQQQPNSEASQAGWFPTLTEVNHESDGRKKNEEAIAKVTNSSSGKHSTPLKNLLGEARSPSGKQPDPVVQKDEATVNHSVNDDVSSPPKLIEDGKKGRKKVKGISSWVPFACCSSVNAVK; encoded by the exons ATGGATGTTCAAGATCACACCACTCACACCACCCACTCAG GTCATCATGAGGGTCATGGTGTTCATTTATGTCATAGATGTGGGTGGCCTTTTCCAAACCCTCATCCAAGTGCTAAACACAGAAGAGCCCACAAGAAGATCTGTGGAACTATTGAAGGTTACACTAATATAATTGGTTCAGAAGTGGTTTCTGATGATGATCATCTCTCAGATGATGATAAAGAAAAAAGCCCAA GTCCTAAGGTTGAGATCAAGGGAAGTTTGGCTAGATCTGAAGATGAGTTTACAGATGCTGTTACTGAATTTGCAGACACTGGATCTGCAAAGAAAGCTCTTGATAGGGATTTGTTTTTTTCATTTAAAGATGCTGAAAATGATG GTGCTAATGAGTTGTTAAACGCTGTAGAGACCAGCAAAGTCGATACTAGCATCGAAGTTTCTGAAAAGACTGATTCCCATATCGAGAAAACTGAAGAAAAAACCGAGATAAAAACTGTAGTTGATTCATCTGAGTCAAACGTTGAATTGACCGGAACAGGTGAACCGGTCAAAGATGGAGTTGCGGGACCCGCTGCTTCCGAGCCAACTCATGCCTCTCTGCCACAAGAGGCTAAATCTATTGATGTCATGGAGGCAGGGGAGGAAAAGGGTCAAGAAAGTCAAACTTCCGAAACTATTACCGAAGAAGCTAAAGATTCGGAGATTACCAAAACAACCCCTGAAGTTTCCGCAATTGTTGGTGGATGCGATGATAACGTTAGCGAAGAAATCAAGCACGAGATCAAACCCGACTGTGAACATGTTTCAGAAGTTGCTAAAGAAACCGAAGTTGATCAGACCGTTTCGGTTCCAAATGAAAAGGTGGAAGATCTTGGTGCACCAAAGGAACTGATCCAGGAAGTTGTCAACGAACCTGTTGCGGTTTTGACCGAGACGAAGGATCTTGAAGAACCCGCATTGGAAAAAAGCTCATGTGAACAGATTCAAGAAGCTGTGAACGAACCCGTTGCGGTTTTGATTGAAAAAGAGGATCTTGGTGGACCCCATTTGGAAAaacaatcaatcgaacacaaACACACCGACGAGTTTGTAGAAAAGCCCGATTCTGTTTTGACTGAAAAAGATATTTGTACACCAGAATTTGTGAAGGAAACCGACACGGTTTTGACTGAAAAGGAGGATCTTG GTGGACCCCACTTGGAAAAACAGTCAAACGAACATGTCGTCGAAAAACCTGATTCAGTTTCGACTGAAAAGGAGGATCTTGGTGGACCCCACTTGGAAAAACAGTCAAACGAACATGTCGGCGAAAAACCTGATTCAGTTTCGACTGAAAAGGAGGATCTTGGTGGACCCCACTTGGAAAAACAGTCAAACGAACATGTCGTCGAAAAACCTGAGTCAGTTTCGACTGAAAAGGCGGATCTTGGTGCACCCGAATTGGAAAAACGCACACAAGAAAACATTGTTGAAGAACCTGATTCGGTTGATGTTAGTGCAAACAAGTCTGAAACATGCTCAAACGGTGAAGTTATAGAACAAACGGTCGTTAATGACCGTAATCTTGTTGCTGATGTCAGCGCTGAAACGGTTACGCTCAAAGATTCGTCTGATACTTCTGTTAACAATAGCAAGGATGCTTCTGTTGTTGAAGAAG TGCTCTCTACCGCTTCAATCGATGCCGAAACtatacaatcaactgaaaaaccAAAAGTCAACTCTGAGAAGTCAAATGCAGCAAATTCTGATGTTTACGAGCCTCCGTCGTTTATGACACTAGTCGAACCGGAACCAGAAAGCAAAGACAACAAATGCAATTCTTCCAAAGTGCAAGATTCACAACAGCAACCAAACTCCGAAGCTTCACAAGCCGGGTGGTTCCCAACTTTGACCGAAGTCAACCATGAATCCGACGGAAGAAAGAAAAACGAAGAAGCAATCGCAAAAGTTACAAACTCGAGCTCCGGAAAACATTCTACGCCTCTAAAGAACCTGCTCGGTGAAGCCAGATCGCCAAGTGGCAAACAACCCGACCCGGTCGTTCAGAAAGATGAAGCTACGGTCAACCATTCGGTCAATGATGACGTGTCGTCGCCACCAAAGCTGATTGAGGATGGTAAGAAAGGGAGGAAGAAGGTCAAGGGTATAAGTTCGTGGGTTCCGTTTGCATGCTGTTCGTCGGTAAATGCTGTTAAGTAG